The nucleotide window TCTGTCATTAAAGATGATATATGGAAGATCAAAGTGCCACCTAATATACATGTTTTTCTCTGGTTAATATACTATAACAAGAGCCTAACTAGAGATAACTTGGCCAAACGCAGGCATGTAGATGACATGTCTTGTGTCTTCTGCAACGAACCTGAAACTATCCAGCATCTATTCTTTGATTGCATTGTTGCTAAAAATGTCTGGAATCTAGTTGCTGATATTTTTAAGGTTGATGTTCCTAATTCATTTGCTCTGCTGACTTCCTTCTGGAAGAGAAGAAAACACCTTGAAGCTTTAAGCATCGTTACTGCTGCTACCTTGTGGAGCTTATGGCGTTTTCGAAATGACTTTGTTTTCCAGGGGCGAAGATGGCAAAGTATACGATGTGTTTTGAACCTGTTGGGGGCAACGATCAAGCAATGGAAAATACTATGCTCAGAAGCTCAGGGTGCGCTACTTCTCCGATGTTTAAGCCTACTGGACCACCGAAGAGGGGAATTGCTTAGAATTGCTTGGAGATAAAATGCTATTTTCGAGGACATCACTGGACTGTGTTATGCTAGTTTACAATTCTTAGCTTTGATCTTAAGTAAGCTGGCATGTTGCTCCCTGGCTATGTCTCTTGGCTTGAACTACCTAAAAACTTGTAATAGGGCAGTCTAAAACCCTGTTTCCTATCTGTGGCAACTACTCTCCGGTTGCCGCCGAGCGCTGTTAACAGTCTATGTTTGGTTGATGTTTGCCTTGGCTTTCTATAAAGTTGGGGTGGGAGGAAACCCCTTTtgtttcaaaaaaataaaaataaaagacaAATCCATATGTGAATAGTGTCTCCTTGTGCATTTCCTCAAAATAAACATTGAGAAACAAAAATGTCAAATCCATATGTGAATGGTGTCTTCATGTGCATTTCGATTTTGACTTGAATTTTTTAGGGGTTATAGACACATGTCTTGTACACCCTCTGTTTTTAAATGTAAGATGTTTTGACGTAGTAACATTTAGTTTTGAAACTATGGCGTGCTCTATGTTTCTAGGAAAATCATAATGTGCCAACCTACATAAAAAACAAAATTGCATTTTGTTTGGAAACGACAAAAACCTTGAAGCGACGCACGGCAAGGCCAGTCGCTTCGATCTGGTCGCTCCATCTTGAATCCAACGGTACATAGTGAGTGAGTTGGCATCATGTTCATAGTCAACCCGTATACCTCAAGTGCGCGGAAGCCATTGCCGCCTGCCCTCAGTTTTCCCTCTCCCACTCTCCTCCGCCGCCGGCGCCCGATGCGCCACCTCGTCGCGGCGGCGAAACCATCCCGGCGGCGGCATTTCTTCTTCTCCTTATCCCCCTACCACCAACTCTCCACCACGACCACCAGCGGCACCAATTCCTCCCATCTCTGCTCCTTCTACGACCCCGCGGCGCAGTTTCTCCCCTCCGGCTCTCCCCGGCACCTCTCCCTCCCCACCTCCCTCCGCCGCGACTCTCTCCTCGACCTCGCGCGCTTCCTCAAGTCCTCCCTGCAATGCCACCTAGCTCTCCGCACCCTCACCTCCCAGACCCCCCCGCTCCATGCCCGcttcgccgccgcctcccgcctcGCCATCTTGTCCCCGGCGCTGCGCCCCTTCGCAtccctcctcctcgccgccctCCTACCGGCCGCCTCCCCGCATCTCCTcgcctggtgcgcctccccccGCGGCGCCCCGTACGCGGCCCTCCGCCTCGCGCTCCACGCCTTTCTCGCCGCCGGCATGCCGGCTGAGGCGCTCGTCGTGCTCTCACGCATCCGCAGCGTTGGGAAAACGCCCAGCCTCTCCGCGCTCGCGACGCTGCTGCGCCTGCTGTTCCGCGAGGGCAACGTCCAGGCCGCGTGGAAGGTGTTCGTGGAAATGACAGCGATGGGGCCACGGCCGAGCCTCCCCATCTTCAACGCCATGATCCTAGGGTTATGCCACATGGGGCTCATCCCTGTAGCTGCGGGATTGCTTGGTGTCATGTGGAAGTTCCATGTTACCCCTGATGCGTGCAGCTATAACATCCTGATCAAGGGACATTGTGTGTTTGGGCAGGCAGGGGATGCTTTTGAGCTGCTTGAAAAAATGCACAAGTCAGGGTGCGAGCCGACTGTTGTGACGTATAACATTTTGGTGAATGTACGGTGCCGTGATGGGAATATGGTGGAGGCAAGGAGGCtgttcgatgagatggtggcggTGGGGGTCGAAGCAAATACAATCACCTTCAATGTTTTAATCGATGGGTATGCAAAGACTGGGCAGATGGATGAGGCTGATGCCGCCTACAGAGAGATGAAGGAGAGGGGATTGCTGCCAGATTGCTGCACCTTCAACATTCTTTCTGCTGGAGCATACAAGTTTGGAAAGACCGCGCACTTAGCACATGAGCAGCAGGAGCTGTATGAAATGTTTGGTTCACAGATATCAGCAGACAATGTAGATATGACGATCTGTAGGCTTTGTTGGGATGGACGATTGGATGATGCCCGGCAGCTTGTGTGTTGTGCAATCGAGCAGGGTGCTCCAGTGAGTGTTGCAggttttaatgctttgattgctGCATATAGCAAGGAGGGATTTGAAGAAGCAGCTCTTGAGTTATATAAGCTTATGAAAGAGATAGGCCTTGCACCCTTATCCTCCACTTTCAATTACTTGATACTGGGTCTATGCAATCAAGGAAGACTAGATGATGCACAGCTTTTGCTAGAACATATGATTAGTAAGGGATATTCTGTTGGTACCTCATTTACCGTTTACATGGATTCATGCTTCAGGTCTGGTAATGTAGAAGGTGCCTTGAAATGCTGGGATGATATGCTGAAAGTTGGTGGGCAGCCTGATTTTATCGCTTTCTCTGCATATATCAGTGGCCTTTGCAGATTAGATCATGTAAATGAGGCTTATCGGGCATTTGTGGAGATGACAAGAAGAGGTCTTGTTCCGAACAATATTACTTACAACTCTCTGATATCTGCGTTTGTTAGGGTTGGCCATGTGGCCGAAGCACTGCAACTAGAGCAGAAGATGAGGCAGAGTGGTCTTGTTCCTGATGTTTTCACAAGCAACATTCTGATTGATGGTTTTTGCAGACAAGGAAGGCTGGATATGGTGAATAACCGTTTCTTGGACATGCGCAGTAGTGGCTTAACTCCTGATGTAGTGACATACAATACAATTATTAATGCATATTGCCGGGCCCAGGATATGAACGGTGCCATGATTTTCATGAACAAGATGCTTGCAGATGGCTGTGATCCAGATATTTTCACATATAATATTTGGATTCATAGCCTCTGCAACAACCATTCGATGAATCGAGCAGCGAGAGTGCTGGATGAACTTGTTGCTGTTGGTTTCACACCTAATTCAGTTACATACAACACACTGATGGATGGCATTTGCAATGATGTCCTTGATCGAGCTATGATTCTCACTGGTAAACTGATTAAGATGGCTTTTCAACCCAACACCATCACAGTTAATGTTTTCTTTTCTCATTTCTGTAAGCAAGGTCTTGGAAGGCGAGCCCTTTTGTGGGCTGAGAAGCTCAGAGAAGATTCTGTTGCTTTTGATGAAGCTACAATGAATATACTTGACTGGGCTTCCAAGGAGATGGAGGATGACCTCCAGGGTAGAGTTGCTGATATTGACAAATGTATGTTTCTCGAGTTCTTAATGCTCATAACGTACAACACTATGAGCAATAATAGATCCCCAAAGTTTAGACATGTGCCTGTTGAGACAGTTATTGATCCTGCCAACAGCAATACAATCAAAGTTTTAGATACTGGGTAAtagccaaatttcataatcacaTGACTACTTGAAAACATTAGCCACACGATCAAAGTTTTTGGTGTCGATGAGGGACATTGGCATGAAGATGACACAATGGTCGCTAGCCTGGAGGAGGCAAGCAAGCAGATATCAATTAGCCGGCCAGAGAAAAGAGAgtaggaggaggaagaagaagacgagacTAATCGGTCAGGGCGTGTGAGCGACGGGGTCCTGCGCCAACGGGCACCATCTACTGCTGCAAGCACTGCGACTCCAACCTTGCCTATGCCCAGCGCATTGTCTCCAAGGTCTCGGTCTCCTCCTATGTCTCTCATCTCCATTTACATCCCTTCTCCATTTTTATTCATCTTGTTTCCTCGCCAGATGTTCCACTGCAAGCATGGCAAGGCCTACCTCTTCAACAAGGTGTAAGTAATTAGATGACAGTGCCCTGCCTCAATCTTCATGTTGTTATGTGTCTCCATGTTGCCATCATAGTTTTACTGTGTGCCTGTTCTCTGTGACACAGATGCTACTGCATTATTATTTAGAATAGCTGTGCTCTGTTCTCTCATGCTCTATGTGCCCATGGTCATCAAGCAATTGCAATTTCTAGTGTTTTGGGCTGTTGTGATGGTCTGTGATCCAAATATACAATGCTAGATATGAAAATATATGATATGGTCATAGCTGAATGCTCAGTTTAGTATTGTACACTGTCAGAAATATTCTTGGTAAAATCAGTTTTGCAGCACTTCACTGAGAGATAGATTGTGTTCCTTAGTCCATGTTTGCTCTGCAATCTTTGATCTAAGATTCTGATTCAGAATGATTGTATCTTCATTTTTGTCTGACAAGTTTGCCTTCTCATCGCTGGATCAAGGTCATTTCAGGTTCATCAGGCTGCCCATGTCCATCTACCACCCAAGCCATGTCGCAGAGCAGCGGAGATACTCCACATGATCTGCTTCAGCTGCCTCCAGTTCAAGAATAACCTGGATTTTCTCAGAAAGATGTATTATGAGCTGAAATTTGAAAGTGACACTAGCTGACTAGCATAACTTGGATTTTCCCAGAAAGACGCATGATTCATTTTGAAAATAACAGGTGTAACTACAGTAGCAATCATCTAAACAAAAAGCATATGCCATGCTTTGTGTAACACATAGTTCAGTAGCCTAGACATTTGTGATGCAAAAATACCACCACATTACCCAAACCCTCAAACAGTATAAACCTCCACTCAAAGTCCAAGGTTAATTTAAGACTGTTAATTAAGCTATCGATGGCTGGTGTTTATTTTAGTTGTAGGTTTCTGAGGAGGATGGCATGTGTACAGTATAAGCACTAATTAATTATATTTTGCCGTATGTGATGGTCCAGCCATCAGGCCGTGGCCGAGTGTAGAGCAGGTCACCCAGCCAATGATTCGGTGTTTGGATCTGTGGTGGTGGTCTTCCGGCCACCACAATCTTGTTATTGTGATAATCTTTTTTGCTGATGAAATATGTCACAATATTTGTGCTTTGCAAGATTCTGTGGCTACTATGTTGTGctgcctatatgcatgatcatgtaggaTTCTGTTCTGCCTTTCACGACATATATCATTCTTTTGGCATTATGCTACCCATAGTTAGTTAAGAGAGCTACAAATTATCTTTTCCTTAGGTTGGATAATTTTGATTGATTAGTGTGTGCTTGAGCACGTACAGCTGAGAGCACCTCATGTATTTTATATAGATGTTCATTAAAGCTATTATCCGCGTCTTCTGATTATTCACTGTAATTGACATCTCCACTGTATTTGTGAATATATGAATCTAGGTTGTAAGAGTAATCTTAACGAGTTTTTGTTTTGCTGCTGTTTAGAAGCCTGTTTGTTTTATTCATGTACGTACTTTGGATCCACGTATCTCATGTATTAGCAATTTAGAAGTTGTGGATATTTTGGCCCATGAACAGTGGACATCTTGGCTTGTGAACAACACTAGGCAAACAACATGCGGTTTTTGTAAGAGCACACTATGTTAATTATAGCCTGCTGCACAGAATGGCAAAAACAACTGTATTTTATATTTCTTTGTTATAGGCATGTAAACCCAACCTTATCCCACAATGGCATTCTTTGAGATTTTTGATTTGATTAGCTCCTCCTCTTGATTGTAGGCCAATGCCTAGGCTCTGCTGCTGCCTATAGGAATTTGGGCCGCTTTCGTCTTTCTTGGTGAGTTCAACAACAATGAGTTTCGGTGGACTACCTCCTCAGCTACTTCAGCTTCTGCACTGCAGGGTGATGACAGCCTCATGACAGCGGTGGTCGCCTCTTCCTTGGTTCTGGTGAGTTCCTGgtctcctccctctctcccttATGCCTTGAGATTATCCAGCCATTGAGTCATGGCTGATTATCGAGCCAATCATAGGGTTTGGTTATGTGGTCATGTTGTCTGTGGTGGTGGTCTTCTGCCCACCAGTCTTGTGATTGTGATGATCTTGTTGATGAATTGCCCCATGTGGTGATTAGGCCCTTGTGCTATTTTACGCTATTTGTGATGGTTTGATATTTATTTAGGATCTTGGTGTGCTACTGCCTAGGGTGTAGAACTTGATATGGAAGGAACAAATCTTTTACTGCACTTGCTGCACCTTGAAAACTTAAGTTTCAAATTGGAGATTCAATTCAGGTTGACATGTGTCTCCTGTAATATACAAGGAAACATCTATTTCACCTCCAGTTGCCGCGCTTGCAAGATTGTATGTTAACTGTTAAACTATCTTTATGTCTGAAAGGGAATGAGCTTCCTAACTATGCATAGTCATGTAATTTCAAGTAGTTATGACGCAGTCTTCAATCTCTCTCTGGCACTCTGCATGCTATGACAGTCACCCTGTATAGACGCCATTTGAAGGATTTTATGCTTACCTTGGTCTGCATGTATGAAGTGCGATTTATCTATGAGCAACTTGCTATTGGTTTTAGCAAAgatgtacttcctccgttcctaaatataagtcttttagAGATTCTAATGCGGACACATACataacaaaatgagtgaatctacactctacagtatgtctatatacatccttATGCAGTCCTTATTGCAGTTCATAGATTCATATAATACTAGATAGTAGCTTATCTTCTCTTGGTATTTACATATATATTTGATGCTCTTAGATGGACACTCAAACTCCTGCTTTTAGATATGGTAATGGCTCACTAAGGGCATTTCCAACGCGGATCACCAGAACAGCCCTCACCAAATGTCTATGGACAGGGATAGGGGTGGAGACATCCAACCACAATCACCAAATGTCCGCCCCTGGTCCAGCCTCCTCCATTTGACATGCATATCTAGATCAATACCAATTTAAGCATACGTTTAATAGTTGCAAACATATGCACCGGATCTTCAATATGTTTTTACAGATTCCAAAAGTTGCTAGTCCGGCTGTCCATGTCAAAGACCTTCATCGGCTCCCATTCCGGCTGTCTGTGGCAAAGACCTCACTCTTTGGCTTCTCCGGCCTCCTCCCTTTGCGCGAAGCGCTTCAATATGCTCACACGCTAGGCTTGGACAATCTTCGCCGCATCGGAATCCAAGTCCGACGTTTTCACGAACAACATTTTGGAGTCCTCCGAAGCGGCCTTGATCTCAAGCTTCTTCTCTtggagcttgagcttcttgtcttGCATCTCCATGAAGATGCCAAATCTCTCCCCCTTATTTCCCTCTTTCACCTCATTGCGTGCGACACTTGCCTCCTCCTTCGTCATGATGTCCTTGAACTTCTTCGTCATCTTGGCCGCCGCCCCTTCTCCCTTCTTTTTCCCCTCCTCCCACTTCCTTCCCTGGTTCCTAATCACCTTCTTGGCCAAAGCAAGTCCATCTTGTCTTGGAACGGTTGGATCACCACCTTCGTCTTCATTGAGCATGACGTTGACGGAATTGGCAATCAAGGCGGTCCACTTGCTTTGCCCATTCAACTTCAACTAACAATGCATATAGATGAAGTGCTTCTTCTCCATCTTGTGATATAATGTGCATGCACGTACGACCTAGCAAAGGAAGACAATGGATGGTCAACAAGTTGCAACATTGAGCAAATCAATGAAATGACCAACACATAGAGCAACAAGGCACACAACTTATGAGATCTTGGATTGCCGCGCTACTTGGCCATCAGGTTTTCACTTAATTGTAAAAGCTGCAGAACTTGTTGATGCCCTCTTTGAATGTTGTACATTTGATGGTTGAGCGACTTTGAATTGCGCTGATGGATCACTTCCTTGTGGTAGGGATTGTAGTGCTTTTGCTCGTGAAACCAAATATGCATGCTTTGCTAAAATGCCACGCTCTGTTACTAGTGGCCAACCAATGCCTCACAACAATTCATCCTCCTTTGGGGAGAAATTTAGTCCCTCTGCTTCTTCTTTGGGTCGACGCCCGGCGCCCACTGCTCATCCGGATCCATGTGCGGCTGCTGGGTGTCCAACTGCTGGGTGCATGTTTGTTGGGTGTCCTACTGTGGTTGTTTCTACGGCTAGGAGTCATCCACTTATTCGTCTTCGTAGCTGCTTTCGTCGTGGATAATGTTCATCATCGCCTCGTCGGCTACCGCTGTCTCGCTTGGATGGGGCATTCCGGCAAACATTGATTGGGCATCGACGGACGAGCAGTCCACAGCCGCCATCCGTGATCGGACAAGCTCCCGTGACTGCGACTCCGTGAAGGCATAGTCGGTGTTGAGGTCGACGGTGAGACTTGATGGCTGGAGGTGGAGGAGGACGTGGACTGTTGCGGCGATTGCTGTGGAATGAGGTTCTGGGAGGCGTAGTAGTAGAGTGGCTTCAGCTGGGATGGCCACAACGTCGATTGCCTGGGCGACACCAGGGTGGCGGCGCACTTTGACCGGCCGCCGATGAACCCCCCGCCTTCTTATTCGCCCTGTGATGGCGGGTGCTGCGCTCCGCAGACGCGGCCTTGCGGGCGGCCACCACGGTCGGGGTCCTCTGGCTCCATCACGGTGGCGCCTGAACggtgttggtggtggtggtgtgcgtgcgtgcgtgtgtgtgtgtgtgtggggggggggggggggggggggggttggaggCAGTGGGAAAGGGTGGGCTTTCCCGCGGAAACAGTGGTGGGAATGTCCAAATGTGCGTGCTTTGGATGGGGTTCTTGGGTCGGTCGGGCGTGTCTGAGTCTGACGCGGCGAACGTCCGGACGCCTGTAAACCTCCCCAACGTTTGGTTCCAGTTTGTGGGATTTCGGACATCCGGACCGGTCTGGACAAATTTGGTGACCTTTGTTGGATGGCAAAAAAAATGTCCTAACAGTCCAGTCCGGACATTTAGTGGCGATTTGTTGATCCGCGTTGGAGTTGCCCTAACCCGGCATGGTTTAGGTTCAGGTTCTAACCATCAAGAACATGTTCCTTATTTATCTCTCCCGTTGTCCGGGATGTTTGGTAGCAACTAATCTTGACGTGTGAACAGGTTGGTCATGGCGTCACGTGCACACAGACCTGCAGCTCTCGTTTCCATGACCTGGTGGTCGTTGTCACGGTCTCGGATGACGGTGGTTCACCACCTTGCTTCCAGTGCCGATGAGACAATGGGGTTGTCACCCCGTAATCTCGTAATCTCAGCGTCGGCTCCCACGACTGCCTCCTCGGCTACCACTACTTAGGTGAGTCCTTGGTCTCTCCTTTCTCCTCTGTCTGTTCTGGGATCTAGCCTTCGTGCTATGGCCATACTGTGCAGTCATCTCATTGCATATCTGGTAGTTTCAAACATCGTGCAGTATGTGCCAATTTCTTCCGCCTCAAATTTTTTTGGCATGAAAGAATAATTTGATAGCTTTGATTCATTTTATCAATTAGACCTCTGTTGTCAAATAGAACAATGTGCACTTAGTTAAATTTCTAATATTGCTGCTTCCCTTTTGATTTAGGATATTTTTGGGACCATTGAGTTTATATGATCTTTTGACTGTCTGGCGCAGTGGGGAGGATCTGCCCACTTGTGCCAAGAGGTCATGGGTTCGACACAGTCCCTCTGCATTGCACTGTGCAGGGGTAAGGCTTGCTTCGTATGACTCCATTGGCGTAGGGCGGCCGGAATTGGGCGCGACGGCAGCTGTGGGGTGAAGTTTCACTTTGGGTGTTGGGGTTCCCGCCGCAGCCCTTTTGGTTTTCGGGCAGCTGTTAGTGGTGATGTGTAATTTGCATCACCTGTAGCAATTTTTTGGGCACGGCCTAAATTTTTTTGGGCACCATATATACCTGTAGCGCTGCTGTTGGAGGCGTTTTATTTGACCCCCACCCCAAGTGACCTAAAAAGCATTTTTTTGGGCACAGCTGCATTTTTAGGGCTGCTGTTGGGGATGCTCATGTAGTTATCACGCAGTGTTCAGACTCTGCATTCTATGACGGTCACCCTGTATTGACACCATTTGATTAATCTTATGTTACCTTGGTCTGCTTGTATGAAGTGTCATTTATTTATCTTTGAGCAATCTGCTATTGGTGTTAGCAAAGCCGTATTTGTTTGTAATCTGGCAATGGTTTATAGGTCTCGTTTACTTGATAGCAAATTCACAATGGTTCAACTGAATCTTGATTTATCtacattttttttaaatttttggTTAGCTGCAACTCACGGGTCCTTGTCAGTCTGTTACATAATCTAAAGACTAAAGAGCCATGGACTTTTTCCACTTATTTAGTCAGCACCTTTGTTCTGCATTTTGTTCACTAGAGAGATCTGATTCGGCTGTTTGAATATTACAGGAGAgcataacaacaacaacaacaaagcctttagtcccaaacaagttggggtaggctagaggtgaaacccataagatctcgcaaccaactcatggctctggcacatggatagcaagcttccacgcacccctgtccatagctagctctttggtgatactccaatccttcaggtctctcttaacggactcctcccatgtcaaattcggtctaccccgccctctcttgacattctccgcacgctttagccgtccgctatgcactggagcttctggaggcctgcgctgaatatgcccaaaccatctcagacgatgttggacaagcttctcctcaattggtgctaccccaactctatctcgtatatcatcattccggactcgattcttcctcgtgtggccacacatccatctcaacatacgcatctccgccacacctaactgttgaacatgtcgccttttagtcggccaacactccgcgccatacaacattgcgggtcgaaccgccgtcctgtagaacttgccttttagcttttgtggcactctcttgtcacagagaatgccagaagcttggcgccacttcatccatccggctttgatttgatggttcacatcttcatcaatacccccatcctcctgcaacattgaccccaaataccgaaaggtgtccttccgaggtaccacctggccatcaaggctaacctcctcctcctcacacctagtagtactgaaaccgcacatcatgtactcggttttagttctactaagcctaaaccctttcgattccaaggtttgtctccataactctaacttcctatttacccccgtccgactatcgtcaactagcaccacatcatccgcaaagagcatacaccatgggatatctccttgtatatcccttgtgacctcatccatcaccaatgcaaaaagataagggctcaaagctgacccctgatgcNNNNNNNNNNNNNNNNNNNNNNNNNNNNNNNNNNNNNNNNNNNNNNNNNNNNNNNNNNNNNNNNNNNNNNNNNNNNNNNNNNNNNNNNNNNNNNNNNNNNNNNNNNNNNNNNNNNNNNNNNNNNNNNNNNNNNNNNNNNNNNNNNNNNNNNNNNNNNNNNNNNNNNNNNNNNNNNNNNNNNNNNNNNNNNNNNNNNNNNNNNNNNNNNNNNNNNNNNNNNNNNNNNNNNNNNNNNNNNNNNNNNNNNNNNNNNNNNNNNNNNNNNNNNNNNNNNNNNNNNNNNNNNNNNNNNNNNNNNNNNNNNNNNNNNNNNNNNNNNNNNNNNNNNNNNNNNNNNNNNNNNNNNNNNNNNNNNNNNNNNNNNNNNNNNNNNNNNNNNNNNNNNNNNNNNNNNNNNNNNNNNNNNNNNNNNNNNNNNNNNNNNNNNNNNNNNNNNNNNNNNNNNNNNNNNNNNNNNNNNNNNNNNNNNNNNNNNNNNNNNNNNNNNNNNNNNNNNNNNNNNNNNNNNNNNNNNNNNNNNNNNNNNNNNNNNNNNNNNNNNNNNNNNNNNNNNNNNNNNNNNNNNNNNNNNNNNNNNNNNNNNNNNNNNNNNNNNNNNNNNNNNNNNNNNNNNNNNNNNNNNNNNNNNNNNNNNNNNNNNNNNNNNNNNNNNNNNNNNNNNNNNNNNNNNNNNNNNNNNNNNNNNNNNNNNNNNNNNNNNNNNNNNNNNNNNNNNNNNNNNNNNNNNNNNNNNNNNNNNNNNNNNNNNNNNNNNNNNNNNNNNNNNNNNNNNNNNNNNNNNNNNNNNNNNNNNNNNNNNNNNNNNNNNNNNNNNNNNNNNNNNNNNNNNNNNNNNNNNNNNNNNNNNNNNNNNNNNNNNNNNNNNNNNNNNNNNNNNNNNNNNNNNNNNNNNNNNNNNNNNNNNNNNNNNNNNNNNNNNNNNNNNNNNNNNNNNNNNNNNNNNNNNNNNNNNNNNNNNNNNNNNNNNNNNNNNNNNNNNNNNNNNNNNNNNNNNNNNNNNctgatgaccgacatgttcgatgtgattcatgtatgcctgtctccataggtctgtgccgctttgggttcacgactagccatgtcggcccgggttctctgtcatatggatgctagcgacactatcatatacgtgagccaaaaggcgcaaacggtcccgggccatggtaaggcgacacccgtgggataccgtgcgtgaggccgcaaagtgatatgaggtgttaccggctagatcgatgtgacttggaatcggggtcctgacagcgttggtatcagagccggactgcctgtaggttcgttgagccaaactggtcgatgtcgagtctagaaatgctttagttatatgtaggggaattgattgtgggagggaacgtaaggctcttttactcctttactcTATGCCTTTGATCTGAGTCGTTCTCTTCttattcaacgtgggttaaggactaggctctcttcttctatcaggttcacgtgttactaattcgtagtagcttataggattgttgttacaagtcccagttcagtttctactattcttagtatgttgctaagtggttcagaaccttgatatgatgttgttgagtggtattgcaaactgatgtggatatctcaaatctttttctgagcatttacagctgttatgctgtccaattttccctagaaattctgatgtctttgcattgtggttgtgctttcagatggccaaccgtgttcaaaaccaagtggttcgcctgacccggtgcctcgacgtgcccggtcatactgctatgttagtccgggtaatgatcgagacgggttaccgttggtatcccgaatacaccgtcgaagagcaattccgagactttaatcaaagccaatatttctgcaccgtcaggatatttccttcttatcctggatctaccgagccccttcactgttcctatggactcggggttactgttgagatggctgtgcaggatgctgcctattccatgatgaccatcatgcgagtccggactggcctgcttcggaacaccgacttccgttacatgccagcttcacttccgggagcgcaagggtatcttcaggctatctatgctgactccactcaggaggaatcattaactcgtaccactgccgagatgctcgaagataaggaccgagagaattgggccttgaggctggagcttttcaatacccgtgctgatcattgggccacattgactc belongs to Triticum urartu cultivar G1812 chromosome 7, Tu2.1, whole genome shotgun sequence and includes:
- the LOC125520830 gene encoding pentatricopeptide repeat-containing protein At3g22470, mitochondrial-like; its protein translation is MRHLVAAAKPSRRRHFFFSLSPYHQLSTTTTSGTNSSHLCSFYDPAAQFLPSGSPRHLSLPTSLRRDSLLDLARFLKSSLQCHLALRTLTSQTPPLHARFAAASRLAILSPALRPFASLLLAALLPAASPHLLAWCASPRGAPYAALRLALHAFLAAGMPAEALVVLSRIRSVGKTPSLSALATLLRLLFREGNVQAAWKVFVEMTAMGPRPSLPIFNAMILGLCHMGLIPVAAGLLGVMWKFHVTPDACSYNILIKGHCVFGQAGDAFELLEKMHKSGCEPTVVTYNILVNVRCRDGNMVEARRLFDEMVAVGVEANTITFNVLIDGYAKTGQMDEADAAYREMKERGLLPDCCTFNILSAGAYKFGKTAHLAHEQQELYEMFGSQISADNVDMTICRLCWDGRLDDARQLVCCAIEQGAPVSVAGFNALIAAYSKEGFEEAALELYKLMKEIGLAPLSSTFNYLILGLCNQGRLDDAQLLLEHMISKGYSVGTSFTVYMDSCFRSGNVEGALKCWDDMLKVGGQPDFIAFSAYISGLCRLDHVNEAYRAFVEMTRRGLVPNNITYNSLISAFVRVGHVAEALQLEQKMRQSGLVPDVFTSNILIDGFCRQGRLDMVNNRFLDMRSSGLTPDVVTYNTIINAYCRAQDMNGAMIFMNKMLADGCDPDIFTYNIWIHSLCNNHSMNRAARVLDELVAVGFTPNSVTYNTLMDGICNDVLDRAMILTGKLIKMAFQPNTITVNVFFSHFCKQGLGRRALLWAEKLREDSVAFDEATMNILDWASKEMEDDLQGRVADIDKCMFLEFLMLITYNTMSNNRSPKFRHVPVETVIDPANSNTIKVLDTG